From the genome of Psychroserpens ponticola, one region includes:
- a CDS encoding peptide-N-glycosidase F-related protein produces the protein MKTSNFKKSLGVLIFLMGLLFIVNCSSDDSSNDSNQQSKIIVTGAINSFGEVDVASYSASQNVIIKGASLSSDVSVTVTSNFEISLDDVNFTNQLTISKSEANGLENTLYLRFSPVMNSIGPIAGTVSIESDSATTRTLNLNGTGLSITPLVTVNTMSFIFDDTQVLSNSTPLTLYVDGDNLNSVIDIATTEGFEVSLDGTAFSDVLQIPSESANGQATVYVRFAPLVLGSATGILSVVNSETDNIEVSLTGEGVPITHNYTTFSDEPLAFGTGFSQSAEQAFTLHQDMSNIEQIKMFLQIDCPATGCDDWDRFANVLVRDSNSGDWYEIGRYITPYWVGTELLPRGLEFDVTDFKSLLTGNVELRIYIENWTSKADLISIDFDYIEGTPDYEYYAIAEVMQYNENSLEGVPYGVTHDFDLTRSVSVPSNAESTHLRTVISGWGHATPNDSDGRPCAEWCYRSHDVKINGAIMFQHNMEPIGCASNPINNQSPGNWSPDRAGWCPGMAVPARINQFGLTMAGSSFSFEYDYEDWVSDLAGGDAYYATSTFVVVKSNTPIAKPVVMN, from the coding sequence ATGAAAACTAGTAATTTTAAAAAGAGCCTAGGAGTGTTGATATTCTTAATGGGTTTATTGTTTATCGTTAATTGTAGTAGTGATGATTCATCAAATGATAGTAACCAACAATCTAAAATAATAGTTACAGGAGCGATAAATTCTTTTGGAGAAGTTGATGTTGCGAGTTATTCTGCTTCTCAAAATGTAATTATTAAAGGAGCGAGTCTTTCTTCGGATGTGTCAGTTACTGTTACTTCAAATTTTGAAATTTCTTTAGATGATGTAAATTTTACTAATCAGCTTACAATTAGTAAAAGTGAAGCTAATGGTTTAGAGAATACATTGTACCTAAGGTTTTCTCCAGTAATGAATTCTATTGGCCCTATTGCTGGTACAGTTAGTATTGAAAGTGATTCTGCGACTACTAGAACATTAAATTTAAACGGAACAGGATTGAGTATTACTCCATTGGTCACTGTGAATACAATGAGTTTTATTTTTGATGATACTCAGGTTTTGTCAAACTCAACACCATTAACGCTTTATGTTGATGGTGATAATTTGAATTCTGTAATTGATATAGCTACAACAGAAGGTTTTGAGGTTTCTTTAGATGGGACGGCTTTTTCTGATGTGTTACAGATTCCTTCAGAATCTGCAAATGGTCAAGCTACTGTTTATGTGAGATTTGCTCCTTTAGTTCTTGGTAGCGCAACTGGAATTTTAAGTGTTGTGAATTCTGAAACAGATAATATAGAGGTTTCATTAACAGGAGAAGGTGTTCCAATAACTCATAATTACACTACTTTTAGTGATGAGCCTTTAGCTTTTGGAACAGGTTTTAGTCAATCAGCTGAACAAGCATTTACGCTTCATCAAGATATGTCTAATATTGAGCAAATTAAAATGTTTTTACAAATAGACTGTCCAGCAACAGGTTGTGATGATTGGGATAGGTTTGCTAATGTATTGGTTAGAGATTCTAATTCTGGAGATTGGTACGAAATAGGACGTTATATTACACCTTATTGGGTTGGAACTGAATTGCTACCTAGAGGTTTAGAGTTTGATGTTACTGATTTTAAATCGTTGTTAACTGGTAATGTGGAATTGAGAATTTATATTGAAAATTGGACTTCTAAGGCTGATTTAATTTCAATTGATTTTGATTATATTGAAGGAACGCCAGATTACGAATACTATGCAATTGCTGAAGTAATGCAATATAACGAAAATTCATTAGAAGGGGTTCCGTATGGTGTGACTCATGACTTTGATTTAACAAGATCAGTTTCAGTTCCTTCCAATGCAGAGTCTACACATCTTAGAACTGTGATTTCAGGTTGGGGACATGCAACTCCAAATGATTCTGATGGACGACCTTGTGCGGAATGGTGTTATAGAAGTCATGATGTTAAAATTAATGGAGCAATCATGTTTCAACATAATATGGAGCCAATTGGTTGTGCTTCAAATCCTATAAATAATCAAAGCCCAGGAAATTGGTCGCCAGATCGAGCAGGTTGGTGTCCAGGAATGGCTGTTCCTGCACGAATAAATCAATTTGGATTAACTATGGCTGGTAGCTCGTTTTCTTTTGAATATGATTATGAAGACTGGGTTAGCGATTTAGCTGGTGGAGACGCGTATTATGCAACATCTACTTTTGTGGTTGTAAAAAGCAATACGCCTATTGCTAAGCCAGTTGTTATGAATTAA
- a CDS encoding lipocalin-like domain-containing protein, which yields MKNFIRFYFLFSLIIVVFSCSDDNDSDNSPDPNNEYIEYLNTPNSEGQLLSEIYMDNDNATTYVYGKTDGDGAPLEIQSFAYNADNSNKVDYVILDDNQRVSLLYSETNGLKDDIIHKFIYPEDGLVNYVVYERDWITMSDAVINFTTVEYDGDSFTGYGLLRNASNVTGIEWNAVKGWLGVCVGVAGAAILVVTAPTVLAGVLAAVIFAGAASASEPPVEETNPDAPDTPDTTLDENQCEDSDLEVIIGVDPGNLLVAIVNGDTASYTFYWSTGDVDTGIITDSIVAPGDGNYYLMVIDDNGCIAFGSATIGSEPVDAQLLIATWYLVGETENGVNTFDVDDCNITVEFTENQLIATEFYGDACELSDEIPSNYEVNGNIITETADGDTSFITILELTPYKMVLQEVDGAFTYVETYTNIFGGWFFAENSNCVVSNGDTFMDNGSGELLTLNEDYTAILPDDSNGNYLTNSFTFENNILTINLSYQDFFSPACDGVNFQTATNSMTLTYDKVTNTFNGTSQSSRTDVIGSDCTRYGETCTGTVSLTR from the coding sequence ATGAAAAATTTTATTCGCTTTTACTTTTTATTTAGTTTAATTATCGTTGTTTTTTCTTGTTCAGATGATAATGATTCTGACAATTCACCTGATCCAAATAACGAATATATAGAGTATTTAAATACTCCTAATTCTGAAGGGCAATTATTATCTGAAATTTATATGGATAATGATAATGCTACGACTTATGTATATGGAAAAACAGATGGAGATGGAGCGCCTTTGGAGATTCAAAGTTTTGCGTATAATGCTGACAATTCAAATAAAGTCGATTATGTTATTTTAGATGATAATCAAAGAGTCTCATTACTGTATTCTGAAACTAATGGCTTAAAAGATGATATTATTCATAAGTTTATTTACCCTGAAGATGGATTGGTAAACTATGTTGTTTATGAAAGAGATTGGATTACGATGTCTGATGCAGTTATTAATTTTACTACAGTAGAATATGATGGAGATAGTTTTACAGGTTATGGTCTTCTAAGAAACGCAAGTAATGTAACAGGAATTGAATGGAATGCGGTTAAAGGTTGGTTAGGTGTTTGTGTTGGTGTTGCAGGTGCCGCAATTTTGGTGGTTACAGCTCCTACAGTATTGGCAGGAGTTTTAGCAGCAGTTATCTTTGCTGGAGCAGCTTCAGCTTCTGAGCCTCCTGTTGAGGAAACTAATCCAGATGCGCCAGATACACCAGATACTACTTTAGATGAAAACCAATGTGAAGATTCAGATTTGGAAGTCATAATAGGTGTAGATCCAGGAAATCTTTTAGTTGCTATTGTTAATGGAGATACAGCAAGTTATACCTTTTACTGGTCTACAGGAGATGTAGATACTGGAATAATCACTGATTCTATTGTAGCTCCAGGAGACGGTAACTATTACCTTATGGTTATTGATGATAATGGTTGTATTGCTTTTGGATCAGCGACCATAGGTTCAGAGCCTGTAGATGCTCAACTATTAATTGCAACTTGGTATCTTGTTGGCGAAACGGAAAATGGAGTAAACACATTTGATGTTGATGATTGCAATATTACAGTTGAATTCACCGAAAATCAACTTATTGCAACCGAGTTTTATGGTGATGCTTGTGAGTTATCCGATGAAATACCTAGTAACTACGAAGTTAACGGTAACATCATTACTGAAACAGCAGATGGAGATACATCATTCATTACAATTTTAGAATTGACACCTTATAAAATGGTACTACAAGAAGTTGATGGGGCGTTTACTTATGTTGAGACCTATACTAATATTTTTGGAGGATGGTTTTTTGCTGAAAATTCTAATTGTGTTGTTTCAAATGGTGATACTTTTATGGATAATGGATCTGGTGAGCTTTTAACTTTAAATGAAGATTATACAGCGATTTTACCTGATGATTCCAATGGTAATTATTTGACAAATAGTTTTACTTTTGAAAATAATATTCTAACTATAAATTTAAGTTATCAAGATTTTTTCTCACCAGCATGTGATGGAGTTAATTTTCAAACAGCTACTAATTCTATGACTTTAACTTATGATAAGGTTACCAATACGTTTAATGGAACTTCACAAAGTAGCAGAACAGATGTTATTGGGTCAGATTGTACTAGGTATGGAGAGACTTGCACAGGCACTGTTTCGTTGACACGTTAG
- the pheT gene encoding phenylalanine--tRNA ligase subunit beta, with the protein MKISYNWLQQFLKIDWPAEQTGELLTDLGLEIEGIDAFQSVKGGLQGIVVGEVLTCEQHPNADRLKITTVNIGNTNPLQIVCGAPNVAKGQKVPVATIGTTLYTAEGEAWTIKKGKIRGEESHGMICAEDELGLGSSHDGIMVLDADTKIGIQAAELFNVENDEVFEIGLTPNRADAMSHFGVARDLKAGLLQKEINSELITPSVSSFHVENRTLKIDIDVEDKTLAPRYCGVTISGLKVAESPQWLQNRLKAIGLTPKNNIVDVTNYVLHELGQPLHAFDAAKISGNKVIVKTLPKGTKFTTLDDVERELHEEDLMICDAEKPMCIAGVFGGTDSGVTQNTTNIFLESAYFNPVSIRKTAKRHAMNTDASFRFERGIDPNITEYALKRAALLIQDVAGGDITSDLLDFYPNKIKDFQVRLSFDNAKKLIGEEIPKETIKSILTSLDIKVNNVTETGLGLTVPAYRNDVQREADIIEEILRVYGYNNIGTTEKLNASISNTSRFEDYKLQNVIGNQLSSQGFFEILSNSLTTPKYIELSEQLKEEHNVEMLNPLSNDLSVMRQSLLFSGLEAVSYNINRKRDNLKLYEFGKTYHNYNGNREEYKRLSVFLTGNKNTLRWNSAAQKSDFFYLKGIVNSTLERLGFSNLKTSPIKNDVFSEGISLSLGKTKLVDFGIINKKIIKHFSISQEVLYAEFDWDNIVDLAKHQNIKFTDIPKYPEVRRDFALLLDDQITFEDIDKIAMQTEKQLLKDVDLFDVYQGKNLPKGKKSYAVSFTIQDEKKTLTDKQIDKIMNKLQTNFEKQLGAELR; encoded by the coding sequence ATGAAGATTTCATACAATTGGTTACAGCAGTTTTTGAAGATCGACTGGCCAGCAGAACAAACTGGCGAGCTTCTTACTGATTTAGGTTTAGAGATTGAAGGCATTGATGCTTTTCAATCGGTTAAAGGAGGATTACAAGGCATTGTCGTTGGTGAAGTACTGACGTGTGAGCAGCATCCAAATGCAGATCGCTTAAAAATAACCACAGTAAATATTGGTAATACTAACCCTCTACAAATTGTTTGTGGAGCACCAAACGTTGCAAAAGGACAAAAAGTTCCTGTAGCAACAATTGGAACAACATTATATACTGCTGAAGGAGAAGCTTGGACCATAAAAAAAGGCAAAATCAGAGGTGAAGAAAGTCACGGAATGATTTGTGCCGAAGATGAGTTAGGATTAGGCTCATCTCATGATGGGATTATGGTTTTAGATGCTGATACAAAAATTGGAATCCAAGCTGCTGAATTATTTAATGTAGAAAATGATGAGGTATTTGAAATTGGCTTAACACCAAATCGTGCTGATGCCATGAGTCATTTTGGAGTCGCTCGTGATTTAAAAGCTGGTTTACTGCAAAAAGAAATCAATAGCGAATTAATCACACCTTCTGTTAGTTCCTTTCATGTTGAAAATAGAACTCTTAAAATAGATATTGACGTTGAAGATAAAACCTTAGCACCTCGTTATTGTGGTGTCACTATTTCTGGATTAAAAGTCGCAGAATCTCCTCAATGGCTACAAAATAGACTAAAAGCAATTGGCTTAACACCAAAAAATAATATTGTTGACGTTACTAATTATGTGCTACATGAATTAGGTCAACCTTTACACGCTTTTGATGCCGCTAAAATTTCAGGAAATAAAGTTATTGTAAAAACACTTCCTAAAGGCACAAAATTCACAACTCTTGATGATGTTGAACGCGAATTACACGAAGAAGATCTTATGATTTGTGATGCTGAAAAACCAATGTGTATTGCTGGTGTTTTTGGTGGTACAGATTCTGGAGTAACACAAAACACAACGAATATCTTTTTAGAAAGTGCATATTTCAATCCTGTTAGTATTCGTAAAACAGCGAAACGCCATGCTATGAATACAGATGCATCTTTTAGATTTGAAAGAGGTATCGATCCGAATATTACTGAATATGCTTTAAAACGTGCTGCATTATTAATTCAAGACGTCGCTGGTGGAGATATTACAAGTGATTTATTAGATTTTTATCCAAATAAAATTAAAGATTTTCAAGTTCGTTTGAGTTTTGATAACGCAAAGAAATTAATCGGTGAAGAAATTCCGAAAGAAACGATAAAAAGCATCTTGACATCTTTAGATATTAAAGTTAATAACGTTACTGAAACTGGATTAGGACTAACAGTTCCTGCATACCGAAATGATGTACAACGTGAAGCCGATATTATAGAAGAAATATTGCGTGTTTATGGTTACAACAATATTGGAACCACTGAAAAGTTAAACGCTTCAATTTCTAATACTTCAAGATTTGAAGATTACAAACTCCAAAATGTAATAGGTAACCAATTGTCTTCACAAGGCTTTTTTGAAATACTTTCTAATTCATTAACGACACCTAAGTATATTGAATTAAGTGAGCAATTAAAAGAAGAACACAACGTAGAAATGCTCAATCCGTTAAGTAACGACTTAAGTGTGATGCGTCAAAGTTTATTGTTTTCTGGATTAGAGGCTGTTAGCTATAATATTAATAGAAAGCGAGATAATTTGAAGTTATATGAATTTGGAAAAACCTATCATAACTACAATGGAAATCGCGAAGAATACAAACGACTGTCTGTTTTCTTAACTGGAAACAAAAATACTTTGCGTTGGAATTCTGCAGCTCAAAAAAGTGATTTCTTTTATTTAAAAGGCATTGTCAATAGTACATTAGAACGTTTAGGTTTTTCAAATCTTAAAACCTCTCCAATTAAAAACGATGTATTTAGTGAAGGGATTAGCTTATCACTTGGAAAAACGAAGTTGGTTGATTTTGGCATTATTAACAAGAAGATCATAAAGCATTTTAGTATTTCGCAAGAAGTACTTTATGCTGAATTTGATTGGGATAATATTGTTGATCTAGCAAAACACCAAAACATTAAATTTACAGATATTCCAAAATACCCTGAAGTAAGACGTGATTTCGCTTTGCTATTAGACGATCAAATAACTTTTGAAGACATCGATAAAATTGCAATGCAAACGGAAAAGCAACTGCTTAAAGATGTTGACTTATTTGACGTGTATCAAGGTAAAAACTTACCAAAAGGAAAGAAAAGTTACGCTGTGAGTTTTACCATTCAAGATGAGAAGAAAACCTTGACAGATAAACAAATTGACAAAATCATGAATAAGCTCCAAACTAATTTTGAGAAACAGCTTGGTGCTGAATTGAGATAA
- a CDS encoding DUF3124 domain-containing protein — translation MKSHFVLLLLTFSLIFSCEDPHKEISSINPENWTKRAIKINKADSLQFGKTYLSIYSQIYSQSEHKTHNLTAMVSLRNTSDKDTIYLLKADYFDTHGKSVRSYFNQTIYLAPLETTEIIINEKDITGGTGSNFIFEWKIPKNCPEPLFEGIMNSTMGQQGLSFVTQGHRIK, via the coding sequence ATGAAATCTCATTTTGTCCTATTGCTCTTAACGTTCTCATTAATTTTCAGCTGTGAAGATCCACATAAAGAAATCAGTTCAATAAACCCTGAAAATTGGACCAAACGAGCTATTAAAATTAATAAAGCAGACAGCCTTCAATTTGGAAAAACTTATCTTTCCATCTACTCGCAGATCTATAGTCAATCTGAACATAAAACACACAATCTTACTGCGATGGTAAGCTTAAGAAACACTAGCGACAAAGACACTATTTACCTATTAAAAGCAGACTATTTTGACACTCACGGCAAATCGGTTAGATCATATTTTAACCAAACGATTTATTTAGCTCCTTTAGAAACTACAGAAATCATAATTAACGAAAAGGATATTACTGGAGGCACAGGATCTAATTTTATTTTTGAGTGGAAAATTCCAAAAAACTGTCCAGAGCCCTTATTTGAAGGTATTATGAACTCCACGATGGGACAGCAAGGTTTATCATTTGTGACTCAAGGACACCGAATTAAATAA
- the miaE gene encoding tRNA-(ms[2]io[6]A)-hydroxylase — MLHLKLETDPRWATIAEENIEEILTDHAWCEQKAATNAITIITHNPQYEDLVTELLELAKEELEHFQMVHNIIKERGYTLGRERKDSYVNELYKFMNKGGSQLQSMVDRLLFSAMIEARSCERFKLLSERIKDSELSKFYYDLMVSEAGHYTTFITFARKYGKDIDVDKRWKDLVEFEGELIKSYGKSGSIHG; from the coding sequence ATGCTTCATCTCAAATTAGAAACAGATCCTCGTTGGGCAACCATAGCTGAAGAAAACATAGAAGAAATCCTTACAGATCATGCTTGGTGTGAACAAAAAGCAGCCACAAACGCTATTACCATTATTACTCACAATCCGCAATATGAAGACTTAGTTACAGAATTACTTGAACTTGCCAAAGAAGAATTGGAGCACTTTCAGATGGTTCATAATATCATCAAAGAACGTGGCTACACATTAGGTCGAGAAAGAAAGGATAGCTATGTCAATGAACTATATAAATTCATGAACAAAGGCGGAAGTCAGTTACAAAGCATGGTTGATCGTTTATTATTTTCAGCAATGATTGAAGCCAGAAGTTGTGAACGCTTTAAACTGTTATCTGAACGCATAAAAGATTCAGAACTGTCGAAATTCTACTATGATTTAATGGTAAGTGAAGCTGGTCATTATACAACATTCATCACATTCGCTAGGAAGTACGGAAAAGACATTGATGTTGATAAACGCTGGAAAGACTTAGTAGAATTTGAAGGCGAACTCATTAAAAGTTATGGGAAATCAGGTAGTATTCATGGGTAA
- the recG gene encoding ATP-dependent DNA helicase RecG, producing MSTNLQTPIDYLKGVGPNRADLLRSELGIHTFQDLINLFPNRYLDRTKYYKINSLQRNSAEVQIIGKVIGFKEVTQKRGKRLVGTFEDDTGRMELVWFRGQKWLRDTIKLNTPYVIFGKVNWFNGVFSMPHPDIELQSEHEQNLRSSMQAIYPSTEKLSNKGITNRIMTKIMQNLFLETKGRFEETLSEDLISELKLLYKNEALFNIHFPKNQDLLARSEFRLKFEELFYIQLQLILKNLIHKSKIKGFPFESVGNYFNTFYKDHLPFDLTNAQKRVIKEIRHDLGSNAQMNRLLQGDVGSGKTIVAFMSMLMALDNGFQACLMAPTEILSVQHYNGLNELSNKLNISISILTGSSTTSERRKIHESLENGELQILIGTHALLEDKVKFKNLGLAIIDEQHRFGVAQRSKLWKKNTSPPHILVMTATPIPRTLAMSVYGDLDISIIDELPPGRQAIKTVHRFDKNRLKVLRFIRDEIEKGRQVYIVYPLIQESEKLDYKDLMDGYESIVRDFPLPKYQISIVHGKMKPADKEYEMQRFVKNETQIMVATTVIEVGVNVPNASVMIIESAERFGLSQLHQLRGRVGRGAEQSYCILMSGHKLSQDSKVRLETMTKTSDGFEIAEVDLRLRGPGDIMGTQQSGILNLKIANIIKDKDILQSSRFYAKRILNNDPSLKLPENKTILHTYRQLSKYKNIWNYIS from the coding sequence ATGAGTACAAATCTTCAAACTCCGATAGACTACCTTAAAGGTGTTGGCCCTAATCGCGCAGATTTACTGCGAAGTGAATTAGGAATTCATACTTTTCAAGATTTGATAAATCTTTTTCCTAATCGCTATTTAGACAGAACGAAGTACTATAAAATCAATAGTTTACAAAGAAACAGTGCTGAAGTTCAAATTATTGGCAAAGTCATTGGATTCAAAGAAGTGACTCAAAAACGAGGCAAACGACTCGTCGGCACCTTTGAAGACGATACAGGACGCATGGAATTAGTATGGTTTCGTGGACAAAAATGGCTAAGAGATACCATAAAGCTAAATACACCATATGTGATTTTTGGAAAAGTAAACTGGTTTAATGGCGTATTTAGCATGCCACATCCCGATATAGAATTACAAAGTGAGCACGAACAAAATCTTCGCTCATCGATGCAAGCCATTTATCCTTCAACAGAAAAACTTTCTAATAAAGGCATAACAAATCGCATAATGACGAAGATCATGCAAAATTTATTTTTGGAAACCAAAGGACGCTTCGAAGAAACACTCTCTGAAGACCTAATTTCAGAACTCAAATTATTATATAAAAATGAAGCGCTTTTCAACATACATTTTCCAAAAAATCAAGACCTATTAGCACGTTCAGAATTTCGATTAAAATTTGAAGAATTATTCTACATTCAATTGCAATTAATTCTTAAAAATTTAATTCACAAATCCAAGATTAAAGGCTTTCCTTTTGAGTCAGTCGGAAATTATTTTAACACCTTTTACAAAGATCATTTACCTTTCGATTTAACCAATGCTCAAAAACGTGTCATCAAAGAAATTAGACACGATTTAGGAAGTAATGCACAAATGAATAGACTACTCCAAGGAGATGTAGGTTCAGGAAAAACAATAGTCGCTTTCATGTCAATGTTAATGGCACTTGACAACGGTTTTCAAGCTTGCCTAATGGCTCCAACTGAAATTTTGTCAGTCCAACACTACAATGGATTAAACGAATTGTCTAACAAACTGAATATCAGCATATCAATACTAACAGGCTCAAGCACTACTTCAGAAAGAAGAAAAATTCATGAATCCTTAGAAAATGGAGAATTACAGATCTTAATTGGCACTCATGCGCTACTCGAAGACAAGGTGAAATTCAAAAATTTAGGACTTGCAATTATTGACGAACAGCATCGATTTGGAGTTGCTCAACGTTCTAAATTATGGAAAAAAAACACCTCTCCTCCACACATTTTAGTGATGACTGCAACTCCAATTCCGAGAACATTAGCAATGTCTGTTTACGGCGATTTAGACATCTCAATTATTGATGAATTACCACCTGGAAGACAAGCTATAAAAACGGTTCATCGATTTGACAAAAACCGTCTTAAAGTCTTACGATTTATACGTGATGAAATTGAAAAAGGAAGACAAGTATATATTGTTTATCCATTAATCCAAGAAAGCGAAAAACTAGACTATAAAGATTTGATGGATGGCTATGAAAGTATCGTTAGAGATTTTCCGCTACCTAAATATCAAATCTCCATTGTTCATGGCAAAATGAAACCTGCAGACAAAGAATATGAAATGCAGCGTTTTGTTAAAAACGAAACACAAATCATGGTAGCAACTACTGTTATTGAAGTTGGTGTTAATGTTCCAAACGCATCTGTTATGATTATTGAAAGCGCAGAACGCTTTGGATTATCACAATTACACCAACTTAGAGGCCGTGTAGGTCGTGGTGCAGAACAGAGTTATTGTATTTTAATGTCGGGACATAAGCTAAGTCAAGACAGCAAAGTACGATTAGAAACTATGACTAAAACAAGTGATGGATTTGAAATTGCTGAAGTTGATTTAAGACTTCGTGGACCAGGAGATATAATGGGAACTCAACAAAGTGGTATTTTAAACCTTAAAATTGCAAACATTATTAAAGATAAGGACATTCTTCAAAGTTCTCGTTTCTATGCCAAGCGGATTTTAAATAACGATCCTTCATTAAAACTTCCAGAGAACAAAACTATTTTACACACTTACAGACAACTCAGTAAATACAAGAACATTTGGAATTATATTAGTTAA
- a CDS encoding peroxiredoxin family protein: protein MKFVLRFFLLSLVFFSCKTEDSNDLQLGVWRAELQLTPDEALPFIFEVTSAQSLKIFNAEEVILVNDITYSNDTIVFKTPVFDGFVEAVINKGSLKGNFIKEDLGRVVPFTAEFGNSKRFASETNTTNQNVAGNWEVVFSPNIEAETYMAKGIFKQDGVNVTGTFRTTTGDYRYLEGLIDGNTMRLSTFDGAHAFLFTAEINGDTMDGKFYSGSHWEEPFVAKRSESYELPNANDLTFLKEGYETLEFKFPDADGNMVSLSDYRFKNKAVVVQVMGTWCPNCLDESKYYSEYYNTRSSKDVEFVALAFEYAKTKEKAFENIKRLKDDIGISYPILLAQYGTSDKDEAQERLPMLNHVLSYPTTIFIDKKGNVCKIHTGFNGPATGDKYTDFKTEFTSFVDALVSN, encoded by the coding sequence ATGAAATTTGTTTTAAGATTTTTTCTATTATCTCTTGTGTTTTTCTCTTGTAAAACGGAAGATAGCAATGATTTACAACTTGGTGTTTGGCGAGCAGAACTTCAACTGACTCCAGATGAAGCCTTGCCTTTTATTTTTGAAGTGACTTCAGCTCAGTCTCTCAAGATTTTTAATGCTGAAGAGGTGATTTTGGTAAATGATATTACATATTCAAATGATACAATTGTTTTTAAAACACCAGTATTTGATGGGTTTGTTGAAGCGGTTATAAATAAAGGTAGCTTAAAAGGTAATTTTATAAAAGAAGATTTGGGTCGCGTAGTTCCGTTTACTGCAGAATTTGGAAACAGTAAGCGTTTTGCTTCTGAAACAAATACAACCAATCAAAATGTAGCAGGAAACTGGGAAGTTGTTTTTAGTCCAAATATTGAAGCTGAAACGTATATGGCTAAAGGAATTTTTAAACAAGATGGTGTTAATGTTACGGGTACATTTAGGACAACAACAGGAGATTACAGATATTTAGAAGGCTTGATAGATGGTAATACTATGAGGTTGTCTACTTTTGATGGTGCTCATGCGTTTTTGTTTACTGCAGAAATTAATGGTGACACCATGGATGGTAAATTTTATTCTGGGAGCCATTGGGAAGAGCCTTTTGTTGCTAAACGAAGCGAATCTTATGAATTACCAAATGCAAATGACCTCACATTTCTAAAAGAAGGTTACGAAACTTTAGAATTTAAGTTTCCTGATGCTGATGGAAATATGGTCTCGTTGTCTGATTATCGATTTAAAAACAAAGCTGTTGTTGTTCAGGTGATGGGAACTTGGTGTCCGAATTGTTTAGATGAAAGTAAATATTATTCTGAATACTATAATACAAGAAGTAGCAAGGATGTTGAGTTTGTTGCATTAGCTTTTGAATATGCTAAAACTAAAGAAAAAGCCTTTGAAAACATTAAGCGTTTAAAGGATGATATTGGAATTAGCTATCCGATTTTATTGGCGCAATACGGAACTTCAGATAAAGATGAAGCTCAAGAAAGGCTACCTATGTTAAACCATGTCTTATCGTATCCAACGACAATTTTTATTGATAAAAAAGGTAATGTATGTAAAATTCATACTGGTTTTAATGGTCCTGCAACAGGTGATAAATACACCGATTTTAAGACTGAATTTACAAGTTTTGTAGATGCTTTAGTAAGCAATTAA